One genomic region from Streptomyces sp. NBC_00457 encodes:
- a CDS encoding ATP-binding cassette domain-containing protein, producing the protein MIEVNDLSKRYGDKLAVDTLSFTVRPGVVTGFLGPNGAGKSTTMRMVMGLDRPTSGTVRVNGRSYEQHKAPLREIGALLEAKAIHPGRSAYNHLLALAASNGIGRQRVLEVIDMVGLTEVARKRAGGFSLGMGQRLGIASALLGDPHIVMLDEPVNGLDPEGVLWIRNLLKDLADQGRTVFVSSHLMTEMALIAEDLIVIGRGRLLSAGPLADFIAQSAGRSVRVQSPQAASLRDLLVGDGVSVSSSRPGVLDVQGLEAAEIGERAAAAGLVLHELFVQEASLEEAFMELTRDSVEYHATTAEFATAGRTSR; encoded by the coding sequence GTGATCGAGGTGAACGACCTCAGTAAGAGGTACGGGGACAAGCTTGCGGTCGACACATTGAGCTTCACCGTGCGCCCTGGAGTGGTGACCGGATTTCTCGGGCCCAACGGGGCGGGCAAGTCGACGACGATGCGGATGGTCATGGGGCTGGACCGGCCGACGTCCGGAACCGTCCGCGTCAACGGCCGCTCCTACGAGCAGCACAAGGCCCCGCTGCGGGAGATCGGGGCGCTGCTGGAGGCGAAGGCGATCCACCCTGGACGCTCGGCGTACAACCACCTGCTCGCGCTGGCGGCGAGCAATGGCATCGGCAGGCAGCGGGTGCTGGAAGTGATCGACATGGTCGGCCTGACGGAGGTGGCCCGCAAGCGGGCGGGCGGCTTCTCGCTGGGCATGGGGCAGCGGCTGGGCATCGCCTCGGCGCTGCTCGGCGATCCGCACATCGTCATGCTGGACGAGCCGGTCAACGGCCTCGACCCCGAAGGCGTGCTGTGGATCCGCAACCTCCTGAAGGACCTCGCGGACCAGGGGCGGACCGTCTTCGTCTCCTCCCACCTGATGACCGAGATGGCGTTGATCGCAGAGGACCTCATCGTGATCGGGCGCGGGCGGCTGCTGTCCGCGGGCCCGCTCGCCGACTTCATCGCCCAGTCCGCCGGCCGGAGCGTACGGGTGCAGTCGCCGCAGGCCGCGTCCCTGCGTGACCTTCTGGTCGGTGACGGCGTCTCGGTCAGCAGCAGCCGGCCCGGCGTGCTGGACGTCCAGGGGCTGGAGGCCGCCGAGATCGGCGAACGCGCCGCGGCCGCCGGGCTGGTGCTGCACGAGTTGTTCGTTCAGGAGGCGTCGCTGGAGGAGGCGTTCATGGAGCTGACCCGCGACTCCGTCGAATACCACGCCAC
- a CDS encoding MFS transporter: MACLGMFVAYLPVTTVSVSLPAIQSALHASTSQLTWVSSAFQLPMAAFILTAGVFGDVHGRKNVYLTGLALAGAGAVIALSAQSIEVLWVGQACAGLGAAALLPSTLALISHAVPDPRKRGTFVGLWAASLMAALAVGPLIAGVILDHTTWRWIFLPAIPVAAITLAVAAPLVKDSRAPGERRLDWPGQITAAVTITALVYGVIEGGAASFTEGRVIAALSLAVAGAIAFVLVERRSPSPMLDLSLFRSAAFSATTLIAMITFLGLIGFFFVLSLYLGLVQRLDTLHAGYRLLVVSVMSLVVGALAGRLMHRIPPRFMITTGLLVTAGSLLSLTAIDAGTGFGPLVWRLALLGLGLGLVITPMTATAVAAVPHHLAGMAAAGNNAFRQVGAVLGPAVLGTLLTTKSADTLPGHLRDVGLTGPVAHRITDAVDAGGLGAAARVDLGQDTGRAMGALGEAFLDGLYLCLIVAACLALAAALVGAVLLRTPQRTMAPVAGSADQVAPEGAGPSVESEFEPEPVLVGAHARGRSGGPDQQFGAAGSAAGGDTFVPDDGRGPALYGRILETGGEAVEGATLTLISLGGRQLGRAVAHPGGRYRLDAPSAGSYVLIAAAEGHQPQASTLVVGKEPLSHDVLLSANSGLAGTVVTAGDGAPVQGATVAVTDARGEALAAETTDAAGAFAFGELPQGDVTVIVTAAGFRPAALPVRVFGPRLARLDVALWPGAALRGTVRAGADRRPLTDARVTLVDKAGNVIGTATTGSDGGYAFADLDAGEYSVIAGGYPPVAAPISVDGPGRELDLELAHPES; encoded by the coding sequence ATGGCCTGTCTCGGGATGTTCGTCGCCTATCTGCCGGTGACCACCGTCTCGGTGAGCCTGCCCGCCATCCAGAGCGCGCTGCACGCGTCGACCTCTCAACTGACCTGGGTCTCGTCCGCGTTCCAGCTCCCCATGGCCGCTTTCATCCTGACCGCCGGGGTCTTCGGTGACGTACACGGCCGCAAGAACGTGTACCTGACAGGCCTAGCGCTGGCAGGCGCGGGAGCCGTGATCGCGCTGTCGGCGCAGTCGATCGAGGTTCTGTGGGTCGGTCAGGCGTGCGCCGGGCTGGGCGCGGCCGCGTTGCTGCCGTCGACACTGGCGCTGATCAGCCATGCCGTACCCGACCCGCGCAAACGCGGCACGTTCGTCGGGCTCTGGGCGGCCTCGCTGATGGCCGCGCTGGCCGTCGGCCCCTTGATCGCCGGTGTGATCCTCGACCACACCACCTGGCGCTGGATCTTCCTGCCGGCCATACCGGTGGCGGCCATCACCCTGGCGGTCGCGGCACCCCTGGTGAAGGACTCCCGCGCGCCCGGTGAGCGTCGGCTGGACTGGCCCGGCCAGATCACCGCGGCGGTGACGATCACCGCGCTGGTCTACGGCGTCATCGAGGGCGGTGCCGCGTCGTTCACCGAGGGCCGGGTGATCGCGGCCCTGTCACTGGCCGTGGCCGGTGCCATCGCCTTCGTCCTGGTCGAGCGGCGCAGCCCCAGCCCGATGCTGGACCTGTCGCTCTTCCGCAGCGCGGCCTTCAGTGCGACGACCCTGATCGCCATGATCACGTTCCTGGGGCTGATCGGTTTCTTCTTCGTCCTCAGTCTCTATCTCGGCCTGGTGCAGCGCCTCGACACCCTGCACGCGGGTTACCGGCTGCTGGTCGTCAGCGTGATGTCCCTGGTCGTGGGCGCCCTGGCGGGCCGCCTCATGCACCGGATCCCGCCCCGATTCATGATCACGACCGGTCTGCTGGTCACCGCGGGGTCGCTGTTGTCCTTGACCGCGATCGACGCCGGGACCGGTTTCGGTCCGCTGGTCTGGCGACTGGCCCTGCTCGGCCTCGGTCTCGGACTGGTGATCACCCCGATGACCGCCACGGCGGTCGCGGCGGTGCCGCACCACCTGGCCGGTATGGCGGCGGCGGGCAACAACGCCTTCCGCCAGGTCGGCGCTGTGCTCGGCCCGGCCGTGCTGGGCACCCTGCTGACGACGAAGAGCGCCGACACCCTGCCCGGCCACCTGCGCGACGTCGGCCTCACCGGACCCGTCGCCCACCGGATCACCGACGCCGTGGACGCGGGCGGCCTGGGAGCGGCGGCCCGCGTGGACCTCGGCCAGGACACCGGCCGGGCCATGGGCGCGTTGGGTGAGGCCTTCCTCGACGGCCTCTACCTGTGCCTGATCGTGGCCGCGTGCCTGGCCCTGGCCGCCGCCCTCGTCGGCGCGGTACTGCTGCGGACTCCGCAGCGCACCATGGCACCTGTCGCCGGCTCTGCTGATCAGGTTGCACCCGAGGGCGCCGGGCCTTCCGTCGAGTCCGAGTTCGAGCCGGAGCCGGTGCTGGTCGGTGCCCACGCTCGGGGGCGGTCGGGTGGGCCTGATCAGCAGTTCGGCGCGGCCGGCTCCGCAGCCGGTGGTGACACGTTCGTCCCTGACGACGGACGAGGTCCCGCCCTGTACGGCCGGATACTCGAGACGGGCGGGGAGGCCGTCGAGGGAGCCACGCTGACGCTGATCTCACTGGGCGGGCGACAACTGGGCCGGGCCGTGGCGCATCCCGGAGGCCGTTACCGTCTGGATGCACCGAGCGCGGGATCGTACGTGCTGATCGCGGCGGCGGAGGGCCACCAACCGCAGGCGTCCACCCTGGTGGTGGGGAAGGAGCCGCTGTCGCACGATGTCCTGCTGTCCGCGAACAGCGGGTTGGCCGGCACGGTCGTCACCGCCGGAGACGGGGCGCCCGTGCAGGGTGCGACGGTGGCGGTGACGGACGCGCGGGGAGAGGCACTGGCCGCCGAAACGACCGACGCGGCAGGCGCGTTCGCGTTCGGAGAGCTGCCGCAAGGCGATGTCACGGTGATCGTGACCGCGGCGGGATTCCGGCCCGCCGCTCTGCCGGTGCGGGTGTTCGGCCCTCGACTCGCCCGGCTGGACGTGGCGTTGTGGCCGGGGGCGGCCCTTCGGGGCACCGTGCGGGCGGGCGCCGATCGCCGGCCGCTGACCGACGCGCGGGTCACGCTCGTGGACAAGGCGGGCAACGTGATCGGCACGGCGACCACCGGATCCGACGGTGGCTATGCCTTCGCCGACCTGGACGCGGGCGAGTACTCGGTGATCGCCGGCGGCTATCCGCCGGTTGCCGCGCCGATATCCGTGGACGGGCCGGGACGTGAGCTCGACCTGGAATTGGCGCATCCGGAGAGCTGA
- a CDS encoding Lrp/AsnC family transcriptional regulator, with the protein MGAPTLDSLDLQIMQALQLDGRAPFSRIATVLGVSDQTVARRYRRLRSTVNVRVLGMTDENRLGRQSWLVRMHCTPDVAEQLADALAKRPDTLYVNLISGGTEVVCGMKPRSRKERDELLFDRLQRTPQIVTVTAHCLLHSFYGGPLGRLNKSNALSPDQEAALRLPPPVPPDAPVILDTADKALLALVRRDGRATLTDLQKATGQSESAVKRRLETLLSTGVLYFDVQYDHGPLGQDVGAMLWLTVAPHALAEVGRSLAAHPEVHFASATTGQANIVASVHFRSPDELYTYLSEKIGALSGIQAVESALILRQLKQLTYEPSR; encoded by the coding sequence GTGGGCGCCCCCACACTCGATTCCCTCGACCTCCAGATCATGCAAGCGCTGCAGCTCGACGGGCGCGCCCCGTTCAGCCGTATCGCCACCGTCCTCGGTGTCTCCGACCAGACCGTCGCCCGGCGGTACCGACGGCTGCGCAGCACCGTCAACGTGCGGGTGCTCGGCATGACGGACGAGAACCGCCTCGGCCGCCAGAGCTGGCTCGTACGCATGCACTGCACCCCAGATGTGGCGGAACAGCTCGCGGACGCACTCGCCAAGCGCCCGGACACGCTCTACGTGAATCTCATCTCCGGTGGCACCGAGGTCGTCTGCGGCATGAAACCACGCAGCCGCAAGGAGCGGGACGAGCTGCTCTTCGACCGGCTCCAGCGCACCCCTCAGATCGTCACGGTGACCGCCCACTGCCTGCTGCACTCCTTCTACGGCGGCCCACTCGGCCGGCTGAACAAGTCCAACGCGCTCAGCCCCGACCAGGAGGCCGCGCTGCGCCTGCCGCCTCCGGTGCCGCCGGATGCGCCCGTCATTCTGGACACGGCCGACAAGGCGCTGCTCGCGTTGGTCCGCCGCGACGGCCGGGCCACCCTCACCGACTTGCAGAAGGCCACCGGCCAGTCGGAGTCCGCGGTCAAACGGCGGCTCGAAACCCTGCTCTCCACCGGCGTGCTGTACTTCGACGTGCAGTACGACCACGGGCCTCTCGGGCAGGACGTCGGCGCCATGCTCTGGCTCACCGTGGCACCCCACGCGCTCGCCGAGGTCGGCCGCAGCCTCGCCGCCCACCCTGAGGTGCACTTCGCGTCCGCCACCACGGGCCAGGCCAACATCGTCGCCTCCGTCCACTTCCGGAGCCCCGACGAGCTGTACACCTACCTGAGCGAGAAGATCGGTGCCCTCAGCGGCATCCAAGCGGTGGAGTCGGCGCTCATCCTGCGCCAGCTCAAGCAACTCACCTACGAACCGAGCCGCTGA
- a CDS encoding NADP-dependent oxidoreductase — translation MPKAVRFAEYGGIDVLNVVDAPRPTPGERQVLVKVVAAGINPGEAVIRQGFFHDRFPATFPSGQGSDLAGIVDELGAGVTGFAVGDEVIGFTDNRASHAEYVIVEEDHLTPRPVGVPWEQAGALFVAGSTAYAAVHAVEVGRGETVVVSGAAGGVGSLVVQLARLAGATVIGLASEPHHAWLARHGAIPVTYGEGVGERVRAAADGTIDAFIDTFGAPYIELALELGVPAERINTIIDFRGAAKHGTKAEGTAAAASADVLGELAALIADGELEIPIARVYPLDEVRDAYRELERRHTNGKIVLKP, via the coding sequence ATGCCGAAAGCAGTGCGATTCGCGGAGTACGGGGGCATAGACGTACTCAACGTGGTCGACGCGCCACGCCCCACGCCCGGTGAACGGCAGGTGCTCGTCAAGGTGGTGGCCGCCGGGATCAATCCGGGCGAGGCCGTGATCCGGCAGGGGTTCTTCCACGACAGGTTTCCGGCGACGTTCCCGTCGGGCCAGGGCAGCGACCTCGCCGGGATCGTCGACGAACTCGGCGCGGGAGTCACCGGATTCGCCGTCGGTGACGAGGTGATCGGCTTCACCGACAACCGGGCCAGCCACGCCGAGTACGTGATCGTGGAGGAGGACCACCTCACCCCCCGACCGGTCGGCGTCCCGTGGGAGCAGGCCGGCGCGCTCTTCGTCGCCGGCAGCACGGCGTACGCGGCGGTGCACGCCGTCGAGGTCGGGCGTGGCGAGACCGTCGTCGTCTCCGGGGCCGCCGGTGGGGTGGGCTCTCTCGTCGTGCAACTCGCTCGGCTGGCCGGGGCCACCGTCATCGGTCTGGCGAGCGAGCCCCACCACGCATGGCTCGCCCGGCACGGAGCGATCCCGGTGACCTACGGAGAAGGCGTCGGCGAGCGCGTCCGCGCCGCGGCCGACGGCACGATCGACGCCTTCATCGACACCTTCGGCGCCCCCTACATCGAACTGGCGCTGGAACTCGGCGTACCCGCTGAACGGATCAACACGATCATCGACTTCCGGGGCGCGGCGAAGCACGGCACCAAGGCCGAGGGCACCGCGGCGGCGGCAAGCGCCGACGTCCTCGGGGAACTCGCCGCGCTGATTGCCGACGGTGAGCTGGAGATTCCCATCGCCCGCGTCTACCCGCTCGACGAAGTCCGCGACGCCTACCGGGAACTGGAACGCCGGCACACGAACGGCAAGATCGTTCTCAAGCCCTGA
- a CDS encoding transketolase-like TK C-terminal-containing protein, whose product MGAVLPEALAAADRLAQVGVPAEVVCVTSPDLLYRAVRARQGHEQAESWVLDQVFPAERATPLVTVLDGHPHTLAFLATVNRVPVSSLGVTRFGQSGSLEDVYREHGIDADSIVRAALDLTD is encoded by the coding sequence ATGGGCGCGGTGCTGCCGGAGGCGCTGGCGGCCGCTGATCGTCTGGCACAGGTCGGGGTCCCGGCGGAGGTGGTGTGTGTCACCAGTCCCGATCTCCTGTACCGGGCGGTGCGTGCCAGGCAGGGCCACGAGCAGGCCGAGTCCTGGGTGCTGGACCAGGTCTTCCCGGCCGAGCGCGCCACACCTCTGGTCACGGTCCTCGACGGCCATCCGCACACCCTGGCCTTCCTGGCCACCGTCAACCGTGTGCCTGTCTCCTCCCTCGGCGTGACGCGGTTCGGGCAGTCCGGATCGCTGGAGGACGTCTACCGCGAGCACGGGATCGACGCGGACAGCATCGTCCGTGCCGCCCTCGACCTGACCGACTGA
- a CDS encoding MarR family winged helix-turn-helix transcriptional regulator: protein MIRNNEELIEPNALDRVTWALRRAELAVLALKEQRLRPLGLAASHYTLLMSVHSDPGLTGAELARRLNVTPQAVASLVARLESRGQLERREHPRHRHVQELHLTDAGREVLRAADKVIADIELQITGGLGPEEAVQLRGLLDRVAETVRED from the coding sequence GTGATACGAAACAATGAGGAGCTCATCGAGCCCAACGCTCTCGACCGGGTGACCTGGGCGTTGCGCCGCGCGGAACTGGCGGTACTGGCACTCAAGGAGCAGCGGCTGCGCCCGCTGGGCCTGGCAGCCTCGCACTACACCCTCCTGATGTCGGTGCACTCCGACCCGGGGCTGACCGGCGCCGAACTGGCCCGCCGCCTCAACGTGACCCCGCAGGCCGTCGCGTCACTGGTGGCGCGACTGGAGAGCCGCGGGCAGCTGGAGAGACGTGAGCACCCGCGACACCGGCATGTGCAGGAGCTGCACCTCACCGACGCCGGGCGCGAGGTCCTGCGCGCGGCCGACAAAGTGATCGCCGACATCGAGCTGCAGATCACCGGTGGTCTCGGCCCGGAGGAGGCAGTGCAGCTGCGGGGGCTGCTCGACCGGGTGGCCGAGACTGTTCGCGAGGACTGA
- a CDS encoding amidohydrolase family protein, whose protein sequence is MSNERPVQAVTPPAEPPTAATRRRFIAATAAAGGAAVVGGLAAGQPALAADAVPGSRAATAAGGSKDDRNAKKEKKMRIVAVEEAFSIPGAIRQEAAIRQRMDVPEAIKHEWFRRLDDLTELRLADMDANGVDVQVLSYSTPGLEVIEDPAEAVAVARRVNDHLAKMVAAHPKRFAGFAVLPLQDPKAAVVELRRAVQELGLKGVLYNDHVRGHYLDEPRFRPVWAGLERLGVTLYLHPAVIPVDNWRVFEGYSVLVGPTWGWTATVGAHALRLIYGGVFDEFPRASVTLGHMGELLPFQMARLDSRYPHVPVEERVKHLPSYYLRKNVYVTTSGVMSHAALLGAVHAVGVDRVLFAIDYPFESSAEAVKFLRSAPYAPADLARIAHGNADRLLGL, encoded by the coding sequence ATGTCCAACGAACGTCCCGTCCAAGCCGTGACTCCGCCCGCCGAGCCCCCGACCGCGGCCACCCGGCGAAGATTCATCGCCGCGACCGCCGCTGCCGGAGGAGCCGCCGTGGTCGGCGGGCTGGCCGCGGGACAACCCGCGCTCGCCGCCGACGCGGTGCCGGGCAGCCGTGCCGCCACGGCGGCCGGCGGCTCGAAGGACGACCGGAACGCCAAGAAGGAGAAGAAGATGCGCATCGTGGCCGTGGAAGAGGCGTTCTCCATCCCTGGAGCCATCCGGCAGGAGGCGGCGATCCGTCAGCGCATGGACGTGCCGGAGGCGATCAAGCACGAGTGGTTCCGGCGCCTGGACGACCTGACCGAGCTGCGGCTGGCGGACATGGACGCCAACGGCGTCGATGTCCAGGTCCTCTCGTACTCCACGCCGGGCCTGGAAGTGATCGAGGACCCGGCGGAGGCGGTGGCCGTCGCACGACGGGTCAACGACCATCTGGCCAAAATGGTCGCCGCGCATCCGAAACGGTTCGCGGGCTTCGCGGTCCTGCCGCTGCAGGACCCCAAGGCCGCGGTCGTGGAGCTGCGCCGGGCGGTGCAGGAACTCGGGCTCAAGGGCGTGCTGTACAACGACCACGTACGGGGGCACTACCTGGACGAGCCGCGGTTCAGGCCGGTATGGGCCGGGCTGGAGCGTCTCGGTGTGACGCTGTATCTGCATCCGGCCGTCATCCCGGTCGACAACTGGCGTGTCTTCGAGGGGTACTCCGTGCTGGTCGGGCCGACCTGGGGCTGGACCGCGACGGTGGGTGCCCACGCGCTCCGGCTGATCTACGGCGGCGTGTTCGACGAGTTCCCGCGCGCCTCGGTGACGTTGGGGCACATGGGCGAGCTGCTGCCGTTCCAGATGGCCCGGCTCGACAGCCGCTACCCCCACGTGCCCGTCGAGGAGAGGGTGAAGCACCTGCCCTCGTACTACCTGCGGAAGAACGTGTACGTCACCACCAGCGGAGTCATGTCGCATGCCGCACTGCTGGGAGCCGTCCATGCCGTCGGTGTCGACCGGGTGCTGTTCGCCATCGACTACCCCTTCGAGTCCAGCGCCGAGGCAGTGAAGTTCCTGCGTTCCGCACCGTACGCGCCGGCCGACCTCGCGCGCATCGCGCACGGCAACGCCGACCGCCTGCTGGGGCTGTGA
- a CDS encoding MarR family winged helix-turn-helix transcriptional regulator, with product MRHDDEGLIAADALDRVTWAMRRAEWAAQAWKDQRLRPLGLAAAQYTLLINVHSDPGLTGAELARRLNVTPQAVADQVARLEERGQLERRPHPRHRHVQELHLTDAGREILRAADAVIVEIEQQIAEKLGPEKTSQLRALLDEVADAVRAH from the coding sequence GTGAGACACGATGATGAGGGGCTGATCGCTGCCGACGCACTCGACCGGGTGACCTGGGCGATGCGGCGGGCGGAGTGGGCTGCCCAGGCCTGGAAGGATCAGCGGCTGCGACCGCTGGGTCTCGCGGCCGCGCAGTACACCCTGTTGATCAACGTCCATTCCGATCCCGGCCTGACCGGCGCGGAACTGGCCCGCCGCTTGAACGTCACCCCGCAGGCAGTGGCCGACCAGGTGGCCCGCCTGGAGGAGCGTGGCCAACTGGAACGCCGACCGCACCCGCGCCACCGTCACGTGCAGGAGCTGCACCTCACCGACGCCGGGCGCGAGATCCTGCGCGCGGCCGATGCCGTGATCGTGGAGATCGAACAGCAGATCGCCGAGAAGCTCGGTCCCGAGAAGACCTCGCAGCTGAGGGCACTCCTCGATGAGGTGGCTGACGCGGTCCGGGCGCATTGA
- a CDS encoding SDR family NAD(P)-dependent oxidoreductase: MTRTLALITGASSGIGAAYARLLADDHDLILVARRADRLADLAGELRAHGAAVEALPADLMTHDGITAVTDRLAAGDVRTLISNAGAGGYAPLTDVESADIDRLLTLNAVAPVRLVHAALPGMLAAGEGAIVTVASLLAFSAGVTDPRAPRRTLYVAAKAATLGFTRTLANELADTPLRVQVLCPGVVATEWNGGAGRNIPWAMTPEDVASASLAGLRLGETVCAPGLEGQEAALDALLAAETAFVSGGNQPALAARYAAPRA, translated from the coding sequence ATGACTCGTACCCTCGCTCTGATCACTGGCGCCTCCTCCGGCATCGGCGCCGCCTACGCCCGGCTCCTGGCCGACGACCACGACCTGATCCTGGTGGCGCGACGCGCCGACCGGCTCGCCGACCTCGCCGGGGAACTCCGCGCCCATGGGGCAGCCGTCGAGGCGCTGCCCGCCGACCTCATGACCCACGACGGCATCACCGCTGTCACCGACCGCCTGGCCGCCGGGGACGTACGTACGCTGATCAGCAATGCCGGCGCCGGCGGCTACGCCCCGCTCACCGATGTCGAGTCGGCCGACATCGACCGCCTGCTCACCCTCAACGCCGTCGCTCCCGTCCGGCTGGTGCACGCCGCACTTCCCGGAATGCTCGCGGCGGGCGAAGGCGCCATCGTCACCGTCGCCTCGCTCCTCGCCTTCAGTGCGGGTGTCACGGACCCGCGAGCGCCCCGGCGCACCCTGTACGTCGCCGCGAAGGCCGCCACCCTGGGTTTCACCCGCACCCTCGCCAATGAACTTGCCGACACCCCGCTCCGCGTCCAGGTGCTGTGCCCCGGCGTGGTGGCAACGGAGTGGAATGGCGGCGCCGGCCGCAACATCCCCTGGGCGATGACGCCCGAGGACGTGGCGTCGGCCAGCCTGGCCGGGCTGCGCCTCGGTGAGACCGTCTGTGCCCCCGGCCTGGAGGGTCAGGAGGCCGCCCTGGACGCCTTGCTCGCCGCGGAGACCGCTTTCGTCTCGGGCGGCAACCAGCCGGCACTCGCGGCTCGCTACGCGGCTCCGCGCGCTTAG
- a CDS encoding aldehyde dehydrogenase family protein has product MTNNTPTITRDGVIGQDGSEVVTVDQATGAEFARYPAAGKKEAAAAVAAARSVSGPWWDLGFEGRARQLRAWQREMAISGEEGVALIHAENGKPLDEARVEVLGILEHVQYAVENAERVLGRREVPGSRTVPNQRAWVEYQPYGVVGVIGPWNFPLLTPGAILVEAIAAGNAAILKPSQITPGIGEWLVRTWQRAVPDFPDVLQCLNGFGATGQALIESGLNKLAFTGSVNTGKTVAAQCAQTLTPVLLELGGKDGVIVAEDADLDEAAKHVVWGAIQNTGHGCISLEVAYVVESVHDEFVEKISHLAKQVRVGSGEDAEIGPVPLPTQIPIIREHIQDALDRGATATVGGIEAVGERYVSPTILVGVSPDALAAAEETFGPTLAIVKVTDTEEAVAHINGGRYGLGSAVFSRDRGEDIARRLRVGMTSINDALVFSINPAVPFGGRGDSGYGRKQGEEGLREFAYPHSFTAKTGPAQFSATTFGRPAGAMAGALAGVRDRILAESGEKTD; this is encoded by the coding sequence ATGACCAACAACACTCCAACGATCACGCGTGACGGAGTCATCGGACAGGACGGGAGCGAGGTGGTCACCGTCGACCAGGCCACCGGGGCGGAGTTCGCCCGGTACCCCGCGGCCGGCAAGAAGGAGGCGGCCGCGGCCGTCGCCGCCGCCCGCTCGGTCTCCGGGCCCTGGTGGGACCTCGGATTCGAGGGCCGTGCCCGGCAACTGCGCGCGTGGCAGCGGGAGATGGCCATCAGCGGCGAGGAGGGAGTCGCTCTCATCCACGCCGAGAACGGCAAGCCGCTCGACGAAGCCCGCGTGGAGGTGCTCGGGATTCTGGAGCACGTGCAGTACGCCGTCGAGAACGCCGAGCGCGTGCTGGGACGCCGGGAGGTCCCCGGCAGCCGCACCGTGCCCAACCAGCGTGCGTGGGTCGAATACCAGCCCTACGGCGTCGTCGGTGTCATCGGCCCGTGGAACTTCCCCCTGCTCACGCCGGGGGCCATCCTGGTCGAGGCGATCGCGGCCGGAAACGCCGCCATCCTCAAGCCCAGCCAGATCACGCCCGGCATCGGGGAGTGGCTCGTCCGGACCTGGCAGCGCGCGGTCCCCGACTTCCCCGACGTCCTCCAGTGCCTCAACGGGTTCGGGGCCACGGGCCAGGCACTCATCGAGTCCGGCCTGAACAAGCTCGCGTTCACCGGCAGCGTCAACACCGGCAAGACGGTGGCCGCCCAGTGCGCGCAGACCCTGACCCCCGTTCTGCTGGAACTCGGCGGAAAGGACGGCGTCATCGTGGCCGAGGACGCCGACCTGGACGAAGCCGCCAAGCACGTCGTCTGGGGCGCCATACAGAACACCGGACACGGCTGCATCAGTCTCGAAGTGGCCTACGTCGTCGAGTCGGTTCACGACGAGTTCGTCGAGAAGATAAGCCACCTCGCCAAGCAGGTACGCGTCGGCAGCGGCGAGGACGCGGAGATCGGCCCTGTTCCCCTGCCCACCCAGATCCCGATCATCCGGGAGCACATCCAGGATGCTCTCGACCGCGGTGCGACAGCCACTGTCGGTGGCATCGAGGCAGTGGGGGAGCGCTATGTCTCTCCCACCATCCTCGTCGGCGTGAGCCCCGACGCCCTGGCGGCGGCGGAGGAGACGTTCGGACCGACACTCGCCATTGTCAAGGTCACCGACACCGAGGAGGCCGTCGCGCACATCAACGGCGGCCGCTACGGACTGGGCAGCGCCGTCTTCAGCCGCGACCGCGGCGAGGACATCGCCCGCCGGCTCCGCGTCGGCATGACCAGCATCAACGACGCCCTGGTCTTCTCCATCAACCCCGCCGTGCCCTTCGGCGGCCGCGGCGACAGCGGTTACGGGCGCAAGCAGGGCGAGGAGGGACTCCGGGAGTTCGCCTACCCGCACTCCTTCACCGCCAAGACCGGCCCCGCCCAGTTCTCGGCCACCACCTTCGGCAGGCCCGCGGGCGCGATGGCGGGAGCCCTCGCCGGCGTGCGCGACAGGATCCTGGCCGAGAGCGGCGAGAAGACCGACTGA